The Anaeromyxobacter sp. Fw109-5 genomic interval AGCGCCCCGAGGGTCAGGTACGCCACCGCGGACAGCATCGAGTGTCCGCTCGGGAAGCTCGCCGTGTAGACCGTGGTCTCGTGAGGCACGAGCGACGGGCGGGGCCGGTCGAAGCCGCGCTTCAGCGCGAGCGAGAGGAGCGCGCCCGAGACGACCGCGAAGACGAGCAGGGTCGCCGAGCGCCGCTGCCCCACGAGCCAGAGCGTGGCGGCGACCGCCGCCACGACGCAGCCGATCAGGGTGACGCCGCCCAGGGCGGTGAGGTCGCGCGCCGTCTCCTCGACCCACGGGGGCCCGATGGGATCCGCCGGGTCGCCCGGGTTCCGCATCGCGAGGAGGATCGCCTCGTCGAGCGCGCGCGTCTCTTCCTCGCGCACGGCCTCGGCGATCTCGACGAAGGCGAAGAGGCCTCCTGCGAGGGCGGCGACGAGCCCGAGCGTGCGGAGCTCGCGGGCGGCGATCCAGCGGCGGACGGTCCCCGTCGCCGCGCCGAGCCGGGCGTACCATCGCGGGCCGTGCATGGCGCCGGAGTCTATCCGGCGCGCGGGGCGCGGGCGCGGGAAGGGCGGGGCGGCGCGCTACTTGCGCGGGAAGTCGGGGGTGGGGCGGAGCGCGCTCCGCCGATCGGCCTCGAGGAGGCCGTTCCAGAGTCGCACCAGGAGCGAGGTGAGCTGCTTCATGCCGGTGAAACCATCGGCGGGAGGCTGCCATTCCGGTGCCGGCGCGGTGGCTCGTCACTCCGTGTCGTACGGGCCCGGGGAGCCGCCCGGCGTCGACGGCGTCGCCGGCGTGCCGGAGGGGTTCGCGGGCGTGGCCACGATCGCGATCTCGCCGGTCGGGGTCACCATCGTCTGCAGGTGGGACGAGCAGTAGTACGGGACGCTCGCGCCGACCGGCGCGTTCGCCGGGATCGTGAACGTCGTCACGCCGGTGAAGAGGCCGGTGTCGAACGAGACGCCGCTCGCCGCGCCCGGGCGGAACGTGCCGGGAGCGCCCTCGCTCGTCACCGAGTGCACCATGTCGTCGAGGTTCCGCACCGTCACGGTGCCGCCGGGGGTCACCTCGAGCCGAAGAGGGCTGAACGCGTTGCCCTGGATGGTGATGACGGACGAACCGCCCGGATTGGCGGCGGGCGTTCCGTCCGGCGTGCCGTCCGTGGACGTCCCCCCACCCCCGTACGACGACCCGCCCCCGCATGCCACCAGCGCCGCGATCAGCGGTCCCCACGTCGCCCCGCGCATACCTGCGACCTCCCGACTTGCTTTGACGCCGGAGCGGTCGGCGGAGTGACGCCGAGCCCCCTCGGGGACGCTCAGTGGGCGGGTGGGAGGCAGGCGCTCTAGCGCCCGGGCGTGAGGCCCCTCCGGACGGTCGCGGTCGAGGGTCGCGGTCGAGGGTCGCGGTCGAGGGTCGCGGTCGAGGGTCGCGGTCGAGGGTCGCGGTCGAGGGTCGCGGTCGAGGGTCGCGGTCGAGGGTCGCTACTGCGCGGTGTATCCGCCGTCGATCACCGCCGCCGCGCCGGTGATGCCGGCGGCGCCGTCGCCCGCGAGGAACAGCGCGTAGTCGGCGACCTCGCGCGCGGTGAGGAGCCGCCGGAGCGGGACGAGCGGGTAGATGACGTCCTCGAGGACGCGTTCGAGCGGGACGTCGCGGGTGCGGGCGAGGTCCGCGAGCTGGTTGCGGACGAGGGGGGTGTCCACGTAGCCAGGGCAG includes:
- a CDS encoding blue (type 1) copper domain-containing protein, translated to MRGATWGPLIAALVACGGGSSYGGGGTSTDGTPDGTPAANPGGSSVITIQGNAFSPLRLEVTPGGTVTVRNLDDMVHSVTSEGAPGTFRPGAASGVSFDTGLFTGVTTFTIPANAPVGASVPYYCSSHLQTMVTPTGEIAIVATPANPSGTPATPSTPGGSPGPYDTE
- a CDS encoding phosphatase PAP2 family protein, producing the protein MHGPRWYARLGAATGTVRRWIAARELRTLGLVAALAGGLFAFVEIAEAVREEETRALDEAILLAMRNPGDPADPIGPPWVEETARDLTALGGVTLIGCVVAAVAATLWLVGQRRSATLLVFAVVSGALLSLALKRGFDRPRPSLVPHETTVYTASFPSGHSMLSAVAYLTLGALVARVLPRRRLKAFVLGWALLFTALAGASRVYLGVHWPTDVLAGWTVGASWAVACWLAVDLLDRRGRSDGV